In Bacteroidota bacterium, the genomic stretch AACGAGGTGCTGATCATCACGGGTTTTCAGGATTCTAGGAAACACAGCCTGCCTCACCAAAGACAATAATCAGGGCAAGCGGGCAATAATGCGTAACGGACCGCCGCTCCCCCCCTTAATTTTCATAGGAAGCGCCACCACATGGGCGCCAGTTGCCGGCAATTGGTCCATATTGGCTACATTTTCGAACGCCGGGATATTTGCCGCAAACAGCGCTACATGGCTGCTATACGTTGTAGACTGACCATAATCGATACTGGCTGTATCTATCCCTAACGCGCTGATATTGCGGTTGTCTACAAGCCATTGGGCAGCATCGGGATGTAAGCCGGGGAAATGTAAATTGGCAACCCCTTCAGCACCCCGCAGTGCTGTACCCAGGTACTTTTCAGCATCTGGCCAGTGGGCACCATACCCTGTACGAATCAGCAAGATATTACCATCCGGAAGTTCGCCGTGCGAGGCTTCCCATGCTATGATATCAGCTGTTGTGACGAGGTAGTCCCGGTCTGCGGCGGCCTGTGCAGACACATCAACCACGCTTGCCGGCCCGATGAGACGGTCTAGCGGTATTTGTTCGGTTGACTGCTTGCCCTCCGAGAAGTGTACCGGGGCATCCAGGTGTGTGCCGCCGTGTTCAGCCGTCGCTACCTGGTACGACTCATAATAGAACCCGCCTTCCATATAGCCCACGGCAACTGTATCCATCTGGAATAATGCAGAAGTAGGCCAGTAAAGGGTCTCATCCGAAAATGCGTAGGTCAGATCAATCCACGTGCCATCCAGCGGGTTAGCGGCATGCTTAGATTCCGACTCACACCCCATCCATCCAACAAACATAAAGAGTAAACCAAAAAGTAGGATATGCTTGACTTGCATGATGGTAAACAGTAATTACCGTGAGGATAAAAGGTGGGCTATGTCCTGAAAGTAAGCCCAATATAACAGACCAGTCAAGATTCCTAAAAGATCTGTACCTCGTTGGATTCCAAAGGCCAGGAAATATTAGCACTTTTAAAAGCCGGCGACGAGCGGGGCATCAACATGCTCTTTAGCATCTATTTTGTCCCCCTTTGCCAGGTAGCGTTTCGCATTGTGCATAACCAGCAAGTGGCCAAAGACGTGGTGCAGGATGTATTTGTGCGGCTGTGGACCAACAAGGAACGGTTGCACATTCAAACTTCCATACTCGGTTATTTGAAGAAGAGCGTAACAAACGCAAGCATCGATAACCAGCGGTGTGCATACGAAGCGCGGAAAGTGCAATGGGATGCAGCCAGCAACTTGCAGCAGGCAACAATCCAGACCGCCACAACACACGTTGAGCGCGACGTTGAAGCCAAAGAAACTGCCGCACTTGTTGAGCGGGCCATCGGGCAGTTACCGGAGCGCTGCCGGCTTGTTTTTATCCTGAGCCGGCGTGAAGGGCTGTCGTATAAACAAATTGCAGAAAAACTGGAAATTTCGCCAAAAACGGTCGAAAACCAGATGTCAAAGGCATTGAAAATATTACGTAAAGCGCTGGCAACGGTGCTATCAATTGGCCTTCTGCTCCACTATTATTTATTTTTTTTCAGGGTACCATAGGGGTACAGGCTGTTTGAACACGTCCCGTATTCAAAACCAACAGGTTTATGCAATCCGAATACTACGAAACGCTAATACACAAACACCTGGCGGGTGAACTGACTGCTCAAGAGCAGGAAGCATTCGACATGTGGCTGGGCAGCGCGCACGAAAACCGCGCGCAGCTCCAGGAGGCGGAGCGTATATGGACGTTAACAGCACCTGTTGATTCGACACTGGACATCGACCTAGATCACGAAATTTCCCGCTTCAAGGAGCGGATTTCGCCCAGGGAAACAGCAAAGATTACCCCCCTCTTCTCACGTACTGTATTCAGGATAGCGGCCGCTGCCACAGTATTGATTGGAGGCCTTATCGCGCTGCTTCAACTTACTGCCGGCGACTTGCAGGTGATCGAAACCGCATCGAACGAAATGCGGCAGGTTGTGTTACCCGACGAAAGCACCATCTGGCTTAATGAAAACAGCAAACTGACCTACGACGCTGCATTCAACACCCGCCAGGTAGATCTTTCGGGAGAAGCATTTTTTGATGTAACACACAACCCTGACCGCCCCTTCTCGATACAAAGCGGTGTCGGCCTGGTCCAGGTACTCGGGACCTCGTTC encodes the following:
- a CDS encoding cyclase family protein, which codes for MQVKHILLFGLLFMFVGWMGCESESKHAANPLDGTWIDLTYAFSDETLYWPTSALFQMDTVAVGYMEGGFYYESYQVATAEHGGTHLDAPVHFSEGKQSTEQIPLDRLIGPASVVDVSAQAAADRDYLVTTADIIAWEASHGELPDGNILLIRTGYGAHWPDAEKYLGTALRGAEGVANLHFPGLHPDAAQWLVDNRNISALGIDTASIDYGQSTTYSSHVALFAANIPAFENVANMDQLPATGAHVVALPMKIKGGSGGPLRIIARLP
- a CDS encoding FecR domain-containing protein, whose translation is MQSEYYETLIHKHLAGELTAQEQEAFDMWLGSAHENRAQLQEAERIWTLTAPVDSTLDIDLDHEISRFKERISPRETAKITPLFSRTVFRIAAAATVLIGGLIALLQLTAGDLQVIETASNEMRQVVLPDESTIWLNENSKLTYDAAFNTRQVDLSGEAFFDVTHNPDRPFSIQSGVGLVQVLGTSFNVSNLPGEDPIVVTVATGRVALSHVDSTARTILEAGYQGMLSKATGTLRQQPNNNPDFMAWRAQPLAFDGTSFDEVVTMLQAHFAIVIEPPAEALAACTFTGEFEAPALGEVLAALSFSLNVDASVTQGVYAFNGTGCSK
- a CDS encoding RNA polymerase sigma-70 factor — encoded protein: MDSKGQEILALLKAGDERGINMLFSIYFVPLCQVAFRIVHNQQVAKDVVQDVFVRLWTNKERLHIQTSILGYLKKSVTNASIDNQRCAYEARKVQWDAASNLQQATIQTATTHVERDVEAKETAALVERAIGQLPERCRLVFILSRREGLSYKQIAEKLEISPKTVENQMSKALKILRKALATVLSIGLLLHYYLFFFRVP